The following nucleotide sequence is from Pseudoliparis swirei isolate HS2019 ecotype Mariana Trench chromosome 7, NWPU_hadal_v1, whole genome shotgun sequence.
tgtgtgtgtgtgtgtctgtttgtgtgtgtgcatgtatgtgtgtgtctgtttgtgtgtctgtgtgtctgtttgtgtgtgtgtgtgtgtgcgcgtgtctgtgtgtgtctgtttgtgtatgtgtgtgtgtgcgtgtctctctctctcccccccacagGGCAGCAGGGGGTTGTCTTTGTTCTACGCGGAGGTGAGTAGAGATGAGGACGGCCGGCTGAAGGGTATCGAGGTCCAGAGGCTGAAGGACAAGCTGGGCACAAGACAGATGCCGACGGCCGAGTTGCTGCTGGCCGGCCTGCCGGCTCACCGGGTCAGTGACCCGTCGTCAGTGTTGAAAAAGGCTGTAGACTCCATGTATTGTGATGTGATTGATGCCTGAGGAGCCACACCGGCTCAGCTCCAGCTCCCCTTGGTTATACTAAAGCACGTTTTTCTTCATGTTTGGAAATGCAATACTTCATACTTGAAAATCGACTCCATTGAAATGAGTTTCACTTGTTATGTAATCATTCCATCGAGGCACTGCCAGCCGATTTGTGTTGGCATGAAGTAAATCTCAGtatctttccccctctctccagctctcagagaaagggagaggcgTGGCCTCCATCGCCAACATGCTGACGATCACCCGGATACACAACAGCATCTCTGCAGCCGCCGCCATGAGGAGGCAGGACGCCGCTCTGAACCCGCCGCTCGTTCCTCACAGCATGCTTTAAGTGATCTGATTGGCTCCATGTGTGTTTCCAGGGTGGTCCAGTTATCTCGTGACTATGCCACTCGCCGCACTGCCTTTGGAAAGCTCCTTAAAGATcacccgctgcacatgcagACTCTGGCTAGGATGGAGGTGAGCCGCCGAGAGCAAACCAACCCACCTCTACGCACGGCCTCACTCCCGCTCGCTTCTGAAACGGACAGGTGGAGACTCGCGGAGCTTTCCTCCTGGTGATGGACGTGTGTCGTCTGTTGGGCCGCGAGGAGAGCGGCGTCGCGACGCGGCGTGACGCGCACCTGCTGCGTCTGCTCACTCCGGTGGCCAAGCTGTACACGGGGAAGCAGGTGACCGGCGTGTGCAGGTGTGCAGACGCTCTGGTTCCACAGCACGCTGACGCTGCGTGTTGTTCCGGGTCAGGCGGTGGCCGTGGTGTCGGAGGGGTTGGAGAGCTTCGGCGGACAGGGCTACATCGAGGACACGGGGTTGCCTGGACTGCTGCGCGACGCTCAGGTACGGCCAATCCGTCAACGAGCCGCTTTTACAGGTGTTGCAGCTGGCCAGCTCCcctgtgtctttctctctcaggtGTTGAGCATATGGGAAGGAACCACCAATGTTCTGTCTCTGGACGTGCTGCGATGTGTGGCGCGGAGCTCAGGAATGGTTCTCCACGCCTACTTCACCCATGCCAAGGTACCGGGGTCAAAAGGCTTCAGTCACTGAGCTCTGGCGCTCGAGCAGGAGTGTGATGTGCGCTGGCTTTGCAGTCCCTGCTTGCAGCGGCATCGAGTGTCTCCACATTGGGGCCGGCGGTGAGAGCGGTCGACTGTGCTCTCTCTGCACTGGAGGACTTTGTTCAGGTAGCAGCCACAAGAGCACCTGGCTACCTGGAGCTCGCAGCCAGAGACCTGGCCTACAGCCTGGCTCGCATCTACACGGGTACGTGCCCCTTCAGCCTATTGCTGCTACATTATCAGAGGAATCACAGGAAAACCAGGAATTATTCCATTCAGTCTTATTCCACGTCAAAACTTggtgcctacattacccacaatgcaactccatCCCTAAACGTTTGGTCACATGTATGTGCGTTATGCTAGTAGCAGCTAATTTAGCCTTGAGCTCAGATGTGTCTGCGATGCTCTCTCACATCGCACTGGAACACTTCTCTCtgactcaagtgacatcacttcAGGAGATTTATAAGACTTCACGCAGCTCCCACTGGAGCCGCAGACAGGTTGACACgtcttctttctttatttcacaCATGTGCACTAGAAGTCCCCAAGACCGCAACAGACTTTAATCTGATGTGTCAGAGAGTTCCACGTTGTCCTTGTGACTGTTTACAGGCGCCCTCCTCATCGACCACGCCTGTTGGGACGGAGCCTCTTCATCTGACACCTATGCCGCTctcaggtaataataataatacatttattctaTAAGGCGCCTTCAAGGCACTCggggtcgccgtacaacacattaaaaacagttcaaggatggacacaattaaaaaagcagagCAGGTAAAAAGCAGAGCAGGTAAAAAGCAgagcagttaaaaagcagagcagttaaaaagcagagcaGATAAAAAGCAGAGCAGGTAAAAAGCAgagcagttaaaaagcagagcagtctgcagcagagcaaccaagaggggaacacGTCAGGCAGAGGCCCGCCTcagaggtgagttttgaggtgggTTTTGAATAAAAAGATTGAGTCagtgtttctgatgtcagggggagGGGCTCCAGAGGGGCAGAGCGGCTCAAGGCTCTTGACCCCGTGGTGGACAGACGAGCTGGGGGGTCAGTCAGGTCGATGGAGGAGGCCgacctgagagaccgggtggggatgctgatttggaggaggtgagacaggtgtggagGGCCTTGAACTCATGGAGGAGGATCTTAAAGGCAAAGCGGTGTTTGAtgggggagaccaaagaggagggaattgcAATAATCCAAGCGGGAGGTGACAAGAGAGTGGGCCAGGGTGGCGGCGCTGTTGTGGGTGAAGGGCGGAGGCGGTTGATATCTCGGAGGTGGAAGTAGGCAGACCGGATGGTGTGTTGATGTGAGTGTGGAATGATGGGGTGCTGTCGAGGACGACGCCCACgataaacaaacaatcaaatgaAAGTCACATTTGCACTTCtttctggtaaaaaaaaaaaaaaagtataattcaGATCaaattgggaaaaaaagaagacaaacacCATTTTTGTTTCCCTTTATCAGGTGGTGTGAACACGACTTGTGCCCGGTGGCGACGAAACAGGCGAGAGGCTGCTATGACCTCAGAGCAGCGGCGCTTGATGCTGCGCTCGTGTACGACCGGCCCGTCCAAGGCTGAAGGGTCACTGATGCACCTTGACCTCACCTGAGCTCCGTGGCAGAGCTGTCACCGGCTCGCTCCCTTCTATAGATGACTGAGACcatgttttaaaaaagaaatgagaaGAATACATAAAAGCCTCCTCTATAAGCACAGAAATCAAACTGAAAATtgagtataatataatatagtccTGTCTCATGTGATTTctgtttcttttatatttacttcTTTATATGAAGTATCTGCAATATATATtgtcgtggccatttgtccttagaaatcaaataaaactataaatcaaatgtcCACTGACGCTCCGTGGGGGTTTCAGAGTTGACGCAGGCAAAAGAAAGTAAAGTCCATTTTGGTTTGTTGgttttgatcatttattttccaaacaAACTAAACGCGGACACGTCCTCTCTTTGCTGATGCTGGTAAAAACATcggccacccaggtgcatgctggtcctgtacccaCCTCTActgtaaccacaggtgcccagtgttacccaatcagtgaacctaaagcTAAATATATtgaactaaactacaactatcataagaaacaactaacatatcaaaatataacctaaactagaacgggcactcggtagagcgcataccttcgcatatcacaagattgggcattgaattatgaacattttggcatcagttgccaattggataaaaattgaccgtgctatggtaaaaagaagattttgacctttccatgaccttgacctttgacccgattgatcccaaaatctaatcaaatggtccccgggtaataaccaaacatcccaccaaatttcatgcgattccagaagatgttgaccttttcatgaccttgacctgattgatcccaaaatctaatcaaatggtccccggataataaccaaacatcccaccaaatttcatgcgattcaagaagagtttgaccttttcatgaccttgacctttgactcgatcgatcccaaaatctaatcaaatggtccccggataataaccaatcatcccaccaaattccatgcgattcaagaagattttgacctttttcatgaccttgacctttgacccgatcgatcccaaaatctaatcaaatggtccccggataataaccaatcatcccaccaaatttcatgcgattcggtttaatactttttgagttaggcgaataacacgcatacaaagaaatacgcggcgatcaaaacataaccttccgcattttcaatgcgaaggtaaaaagcaatgaatttattaatattactttacaataaaactaaatacaaatgtcaaattaaatagctccaacatatGTTTGTCTGTAATACACATGGAGCTATAGATGTACAATGTCTGCCGTGTGAAGTGCAGGTATGAGACATGGCTCCAGGCTGTTCAGTCATGACTCCTCTTGCACACACCTGTCGGACGAGCAGCGGTCAACAGACTGAAGAGCCCAGGTCAGAGGCCGCAGCACACGCTGCCTCTGCTGCCGGGAACATTACGATCGGCATTAACTTCTATCTTTACTCGTATCTATAACAAAATATATGACGAACAGTTTTACAAAATGTATACACCAGCTAACTATTTGTAATGACACTATGATTCTATGATTCTATTGATTATATTGATAGTTCactttattattgttgtattgtgaCAATTTATATCTGAAATGAAAGCATATGGTGAAAATGCTTCAAAGTGACGTGCAGCAGCTTTGTGGGGAAATCAACTAATAAAGAATCCATAATCAATGATTGTTATGTTTTCTATTTATAGTTTACATTGCAGCATCGAGTTTACGAGCAGTCCGTGAATGCGGCGCGCGTCGTGAGAACAGTGGGCGTGGCTTAGAGCGTACGCCATGTCCAGGACGCTGAAGCCAGGCGAGCAGACTCCAAAACACTCAGAGAGAAACTTCCTCAATGTTTACGCGGAGCCGCAATAACGACGTGGACTTTAAGGATTTCTATTGCGTTCATTTGCGGTTCTTCCTTGAAGCTGAGCGGCTGCGGGAGGAAGCCGCAGAATGAGCGCGTCTCCGGGGTAGAGCCGAGagccagagagccagagagccGAGAGCCGAGagccagagagccagagagccagagagccagagagccagagagccagagagccATAGCGCCAGAGCGCATAGTGCATAGCGCCATGTCTCCTGCCGGTTAcgcgccgccgctgctgctgctgctgctggccctCGGGCAGCAGCCCGCGGCCGCGCGCGCTCCTCTCAACAACACGCAGCTCGCGGCGCTGCGCGACGGCAACGTTCAGGTCGGTGGTCAACACGTCCGATCGAGTGACGTCATCGCGCGTCCTGCGCGCTGGGTTCGTATCGCGGGCTGCTTCCAGGCGGACAGGTTGTCAGCAGGTTTTTCCGGCTTGTCACATGATTACAGCAAAGTCATAACAAGCGATGTTCAGAGCGTCGCGTGCACGCGCACATCAGGGCAGATGTGGAGCCCCTCTGGGTGTCGCTCCACGGAGGGAGGTGCACGGTGTGTCGTGGGGCTGGAGGGAGTGGAACTGTTTACTCCTGttggaaacaaacaacaaaaaggagGAACAAAATAAATCCAATATCAATacaaaaattaagaaaataatctcTGAGGAAAAATCTATTTGAAAGAAAatcaataaagaagaaaaaggaaatacaTTCCTATCCCGGTTTAAGAGACCTCGACTGCACTGCTCTGCAGACACTGCAGACGGTTGGTAAACGGTGCAGCACTTAGTGGCACATATGAGTTGGGAATATGCACAACAAAGTTAAAGTTAAACACTTAAAGACTCTTTATCATCACCTGTTGTTTCTAAATACATCCGGTGGGGTAGTTCAGTGTATTTGATCACATTCATTCGGAGGACTCGTGCTTCTTTGGTCTTGTGtccacatatttatattatttaaagtcATATCGATGTTATTTAGATGTGGCATTGCCCTGGAGAGGAGCCTTGAGTTTATGTCTATTTTAAAGACAGTTGTTGTTAAAGGTTTCTAACATGTTTATTACTACGGTAATAGTGATTGATGGTGTATTATATTGGTTAATGTGATTCTGTGTTGTAGGACTGCTTTATAGCACGACTGGACATCCCTCAATACCTTTAATGTTTGATGAAGTTAGTGCAACACAACATTGTGCAGCGAGTGTTGTACTTCTCGGGTACTTGACGCAACAAGATAGACacgaagagaaggagaagcttTATTCTGGCGCTGCTCTTTTACAATACTTTGAATTTAAGGATCTTTAACCGTAAAGTATTTGTGAAATTCTTGTAATTACTCTAAAAATATGTTATTGGAGACATTTATAATGTGAGCCGGTCCACTGCTCTCTTCCTTCacttctctctttgtgtgttcagtgtgaccTCGTGATGAATCTCAGCGCGGCGGCCCGCTGTGCGTTTGTGAAGAACACGCCGGACTGTAACATGGAGCACGGCTTCATCAACTACCTCCACGTGGCCTTCTGCCTGCTCCCCCCCAGCCTCACGCCGCTCACCATCACGCTCTGTgtaagacgtgtgtgtgtgtgtgtgtgtgtgtgtgtgtgtgtgtgtgtgtgtgtgtgtgtgtgtgtgtgtgtgtgtgtgtgtgtgtgtgtgtgtgtgtgtgtgtgtgtgtgtgtgtgtgtgtgtgtgtgtgtgtgctgcagctcATCAGCACCAGCTGATCTTTTGAGGAAGCTGACTTTGCTGTGGGAGAATCAGGACTGGTCACATTTTTGATTTACCGCTTAGTTTATCTTCTTGCTTAACAACGGCCTTTAGTAAGAATGTAGAACTTCCTCAATTGACCTCATTGCAACATAATAAATCAGCTGTTACTGGAAATATGACTCAACACATGTGGGCGGAGGAGTGCCAGCGAGATTTAGAAAAATCTACCAGGAAAACCTGCCGGCGTAGAACATAAAGGGTGTAGCTGACAGATGACGATCCGAGTGGTCCGGGCCGTGGTCGTCAGGGTCGACTTGTTCAACCGTTTATTAAACATTCATCTGCTGCTCAGGCAgaacttttgttttctttcagtgTGCGTTCAGAAGTCTCATCTCACCATGACTTCATTCTGCTTCTCCACAGATCGTATGGcttctctttctgtttctcaTTCTCGGACTCATTGCTTCCAAGTTGTGAGTGTCTGAGTCGATGTGTGCGTCGCTTCCTCTTTGTGTCGAGCCGGCACGACGAACCCCTCATGCTCATTCATTGGATTCAGCCACGGAGTGTGTTGCGCTACGTCCACAAGCGCACAAGAGAACACGACACGCTCATTCATGCTCGGCTTAAGAGTCACATGAAGACGAGCCGCATGACTGTCGAGTTTGACTCGAGTCGTGAGATCACAGGACAGTTTGTTCTGCTCGGTTGTTCCCAACCAGGAACCAGGCCGCTAGAAGAGgatctgaaactgggcacttctcagatgatggacatcaggctccggatggcgtgaattaagtttaacaatatttaacggcaagaagtgtaaacaaacaatcgaggctcagggtcgtgggtttcgtggtgatggGTTCAAGCTCTCAGCACCCGGGTCAAGACCAAAGAGAGAACGATGTTCCCCCAGTCCTGAGTCTTAgtcccagaatcagccaatcagctcctctcagagGTAGTTcatcctctaacaccttcctgttggattaAAGTCTGCTATCagaatggagaggtcaaaggtcacgacccccgggtcaaaacgtcacttccggtcaagttgctcaacaagtattttcacaataaaagtcccgtctgttattgtcacttcacgggcttcaaccggcttccacaatctgaaatactaactaacattcactctcatgaacaGACATTAATTCTTTCCATTAATCATtagcatagagtaaacagtccccctatgcttcataacacattaataacaatatcaatattctccctaatattccctattataatatctttctatatgtattaatttaaagctcaagac
It contains:
- the LOC130196054 gene encoding acyl-CoA dehydrogenase family member 11-like, translated to MSLCSALRTRHAAAGGCRRLRGVPPPPLHIRSASEAEAGTRGADGEHLWEAAGLPPFATARIGSFFQEKPVLKNPFLEDALLRGYLRRHLPQETSWADLSAFGERIVDEVDDWGRKCEVTPPRLVHFDPWGRRVDRIVTSSAWKRMKDLSAQEGLVALGYERSFGEWSRVYQMSKLYIFSPSSGLYTCPLAMTDGAAKVIQSLGVSWPVAEAFSRLTARQPERFWTSGQWMTERQGGSDVGRGTETVAVPQTDGSYQLHGFKWFTSATDADMTLTLAREQDSTGATAPGSRGLSLFYAEVSRDEDGRLKGIEVQRLKDKLGTRQMPTAELLLAGLPAHRLSEKGRGVASIANMLTITRIHNSISAAAAMRRVVQLSRDYATRRTAFGKLLKDHPLHMQTLARMEVETRGAFLLVMDVCRLLGREESGVATRRDAHLLRLLTPVAKLYTGKQAVAVVSEGLESFGGQGYIEDTGLPGLLRDAQVLSIWEGTTNVLSLDVLRCVARSSGMVLHAYFTHAKSLLAAASSVSTLGPAVRAVDCALSALEDFVQVAATRAPGYLELAARDLAYSLARIYTGALLIDHACWDGASSSDTYAALRWCEHDLCPVATKQARGCYDLRAAALDAALVYDRPVQG